A genomic stretch from Antarcticibacterium flavum includes:
- a CDS encoding peptidoglycan DD-metalloendopeptidase family protein — MSNLSDAITNEGYSILLSYELSNIYQWSIDFWKLQKGDKFKMVFNERYINDTIYAGIEGIEGAVFVHQDKPYYAFNYAVDPESGKADFYDEEARPLESFFLKAPLNFSRISSRYSGRRFHPVQKTWKAHRGTDYAAPHGTPIWSTAHGTVIASGYTAGNGNYVKVKHNDTYTTQYLHMSKRNVKVGQRVRQGDVIGYVGSTGLATGPHVCYRFWVRGEQVDPFRQNLPAADPIKEHLKEDYFASITPVKEQLEAIPFKEI; from the coding sequence GTGAGCAATCTTTCAGACGCTATTACAAATGAGGGCTATAGCATTTTACTGTCTTATGAACTTAGTAATATCTACCAGTGGAGTATAGATTTCTGGAAGCTTCAAAAGGGGGATAAGTTCAAGATGGTGTTCAACGAAAGATATATAAATGATACTATTTATGCGGGGATAGAAGGAATTGAAGGGGCGGTTTTCGTACACCAGGACAAGCCATATTATGCATTTAACTATGCCGTAGATCCGGAATCTGGGAAGGCCGATTTTTATGACGAAGAGGCGCGCCCTCTGGAGAGTTTCTTTTTAAAGGCACCCCTTAACTTCAGCCGTATCTCTTCCAGGTATTCAGGCAGAAGATTTCATCCGGTACAGAAGACCTGGAAAGCCCATAGGGGTACAGATTATGCTGCACCTCACGGTACCCCAATTTGGAGTACTGCCCATGGGACTGTAATTGCCTCTGGCTATACCGCCGGTAATGGGAATTATGTTAAAGTAAAGCATAATGACACTTATACAACTCAATACCTTCATATGTCCAAGAGAAACGTGAAAGTGGGACAAAGGGTAAGACAGGGAGATGTCATTGGATATGTTGGCAGTACAGGACTGGCTACAGGCCCACATGTATGTTACAGGTTTTGGGTGAGAGGAGAGCAGGTAGATCCTTTCAGGCAAAATCTACCGGCGGCAGATCCTATAAAGGAACATTTAAAAGAAGATTATTTTGCCTCTATCACGCCGGTGAAGGAGCAACTTGAGGCAATCCCATTTAAAGAAATATAG
- a CDS encoding lysophospholipid acyltransferase family protein codes for MKKIISYPLSVICYFIFFSNLLIFHVIQWLALKLGGYQAHKKSVDIFNLFLMRSLNIMGTRFSIDNPHDIPVNRTCIFVANHQGMYDIPPIIWFLRKHHPKFVSKKELGRGIPGISFNLRHGGSALIDRKNPREAITEISRFADYLKKTKRSAVIFPEGTRSRTGQPKKFAVTGLQVLFKKLPEALVVPITVNNSWKLFRYGNFPLGVGVHVKLKVHEPISVSSDDPTSLIALVERTIIADIR; via the coding sequence TTTTCCAATCTTTTGATATTCCATGTGATCCAGTGGCTTGCTCTAAAACTAGGCGGTTACCAGGCACATAAAAAATCTGTAGATATATTTAACCTGTTCCTTATGAGGAGCCTTAATATAATGGGCACCAGGTTTAGTATAGATAATCCCCATGATATTCCGGTTAACAGGACCTGTATTTTTGTGGCAAACCACCAGGGGATGTATGATATCCCTCCAATCATATGGTTCCTAAGGAAGCACCATCCCAAATTTGTTAGCAAGAAAGAGCTGGGAAGAGGCATCCCGGGAATTTCCTTTAATTTAAGGCATGGAGGCAGCGCATTAATAGACAGGAAGAATCCAAGGGAAGCGATCACAGAGATCTCCAGGTTTGCAGATTATCTTAAAAAAACAAAACGCTCTGCGGTGATCTTTCCAGAAGGAACCCGCAGCAGGACAGGCCAACCCAAGAAGTTTGCGGTTACCGGCCTGCAGGTGCTCTTTAAAAAGCTTCCTGAGGCCCTTGTGGTGCCTATTACCGTGAATAATTCCTGGAAGCTGTTTAGGTACGGGAATTTTCCTCTTGGAGTTGGGGTTCATGTTAAACTTAAGGTTCACGAGCCCATATCGGTTAGTTCAGATGATCCTACCAGTTTAATCGCCCTTGTGGAGAGGACCATCATTGCCGATATTCGTTAA
- the pgi gene encoding glucose-6-phosphate isomerase, whose protein sequence is MKNIDPSKTEAWKKLQQQFEEHKNLQMKDLFKEDPSRAERFTINWEDFYVDFSKNRITEEVQTSLLELAEECGLKVAMDAYFGGDVINRTEGRPVLHTALRSPEDATIKVDDENVMPEVYAAKKKLSDFSQQIITGAKKGHTGQAFTDVVNIGIGGSDLGPVMVTEALKFYKNHLNVHYISNVDGDHVQETLNNLNPETTLFVIVSKTFTTQETISNANTARDWFKKTAPGDAVSKHFVAVSSNLEKVGEFGIDQENIFPMWDWVGGRFSLWSAVGLSISLAVGFDQFDQLLQGAHKMDEHFKKEELRSNIPVQLALLSVWYNNFFKAESEAVIPYTQYLQKLPSYLQQAIMESNGKSVNRNGKPVSYETGNIIWGEPGTNSQHAFFQLIHQGTKLIPADFIGFKESLYGNKDHHDKLMANYFAQTEALLMGKTAAEVRQELDSKGMDREEVEKLEPFKVFEGNKPTTSILIDKLTPESLGKLISMYEHKIFVQGVIWNIFSYDQWGVELGKQLASKILSEIDKSDVSNHDSSTKNLLKSYIK, encoded by the coding sequence ATGAAAAATATAGATCCATCAAAGACTGAAGCCTGGAAAAAACTTCAGCAGCAATTTGAAGAACATAAAAATCTGCAAATGAAGGATCTTTTTAAAGAAGATCCCTCGAGAGCTGAAAGGTTCACTATAAATTGGGAAGATTTTTATGTAGACTTCAGCAAAAACAGGATCACAGAAGAAGTGCAGACTTCGCTTCTGGAATTAGCTGAAGAATGTGGCCTTAAGGTGGCGATGGATGCCTATTTTGGAGGGGATGTCATCAACAGAACAGAAGGGCGCCCTGTTTTACATACGGCTTTGAGATCGCCTGAAGATGCTACAATTAAGGTAGACGACGAGAATGTAATGCCGGAGGTTTACGCCGCGAAGAAAAAGTTGAGTGACTTCTCTCAACAAATAATCACAGGTGCCAAGAAAGGACATACCGGGCAGGCATTTACAGATGTGGTGAATATAGGCATTGGAGGATCAGACCTTGGGCCTGTAATGGTGACAGAGGCTCTTAAATTCTATAAGAACCATTTGAATGTACATTATATCTCGAACGTTGATGGAGACCATGTACAGGAAACCTTGAATAATTTAAATCCTGAAACCACCCTTTTCGTTATCGTTTCCAAGACCTTTACTACCCAGGAGACCATAAGCAATGCAAATACAGCGAGAGACTGGTTTAAAAAAACGGCGCCCGGGGATGCGGTTTCCAAACATTTCGTAGCCGTTTCCAGCAACCTGGAAAAGGTAGGAGAATTTGGTATAGACCAGGAAAATATATTTCCTATGTGGGACTGGGTAGGCGGGAGATTCTCCCTTTGGAGCGCCGTTGGGCTTTCCATAAGCCTGGCTGTGGGATTTGACCAGTTTGATCAATTGCTACAGGGAGCTCACAAAATGGATGAACACTTTAAAAAAGAGGAGCTTCGTTCCAATATTCCCGTGCAACTTGCTTTGTTAAGTGTGTGGTATAATAACTTTTTTAAGGCTGAAAGTGAAGCGGTGATCCCGTACACTCAGTATTTACAAAAGTTACCTTCCTACCTGCAACAGGCAATCATGGAAAGCAACGGGAAAAGTGTAAATCGCAATGGTAAACCTGTCTCCTATGAAACCGGAAATATTATTTGGGGTGAACCGGGCACCAATTCCCAGCACGCCTTTTTTCAATTGATCCACCAGGGTACAAAATTGATCCCTGCCGATTTTATTGGCTTTAAGGAATCTCTTTACGGTAATAAAGACCATCATGATAAGCTTATGGCCAATTATTTTGCGCAAACCGAAGCGCTGCTTATGGGTAAAACTGCGGCTGAGGTTAGGCAGGAGCTGGATTCAAAAGGTATGGACAGGGAAGAAGTTGAAAAACTTGAGCCATTTAAAGTCTTTGAAGGTAATAAACCAACTACATCTATTCTTATCGATAAACTCACTCCAGAAAGTCTTGGGAAATTGATCTCGATGTACGAACATAAGATCTTTGTACAGGGAGTTATCTGGAATATATTTAGTTATGACCAATGGGGTGTGGAATTGGGTAAGCAACTTGCATCAAAAATTCTTTCCGAAATCGACAAATCTGACGTTTCAAATCACGATAGTAGCACTAAAAATCTGTTAAAATCCTATATAAAATAA
- a CDS encoding HD domain-containing protein produces MHKTNPASIIETTIDFVKQTLANAEGGHDWFHIERVYKNALHINKEEKANHLIVALGALLHDIADYKFHNGDESVGPAVARKFLSQLQVDEKVISHVEKIIMNISFKGGNIEKDFHSLELDVVQDADRLDALGAIGIARTFNYGGFKGRALYDPAITPKLQMSKEEYKNSTAPTINHFYEKLLLLKDRMNTPTGRKMADERHVFMENFLSQFYAEWNGEK; encoded by the coding sequence ATGCATAAAACCAATCCCGCTTCTATTATTGAGACTACCATTGATTTCGTCAAACAAACCCTTGCAAATGCTGAAGGTGGTCACGACTGGTTCCATATAGAAAGGGTATATAAGAATGCACTGCACATCAATAAGGAAGAGAAGGCAAATCATCTTATCGTAGCCCTTGGAGCCCTGTTACATGATATTGCCGATTATAAATTCCACAACGGGGATGAAAGTGTGGGGCCGGCTGTTGCCAGGAAGTTTCTTTCTCAATTGCAGGTTGATGAAAAGGTTATCTCACATGTTGAGAAGATAATTATGAATATCTCCTTCAAGGGAGGAAATATTGAAAAGGATTTCCATTCCCTCGAACTGGATGTAGTCCAGGATGCTGACAGGCTGGATGCGCTGGGGGCAATTGGAATAGCCAGAACTTTCAATTACGGGGGCTTTAAAGGCAGGGCTTTATATGATCCTGCCATCACGCCAAAATTGCAAATGAGTAAAGAAGAATATAAGAATTCAACTGCACCTACAATCAACCATTTTTATGAAAAGTTGCTCCTCTTAAAAGACAGGATGAATACCCCTACGGGCCGCAAAATGGCTGATGAAAGACATGTATTTATGGAAAACTTCCTGTCGCAGTTCTATGCAGAGTGGAATGGTGAAAAATAA
- a CDS encoding TonB-dependent receptor, whose translation MKRFTGLFVVLFLMMAASTFAQGVTTSAINGRVLDSSGEGLPGANVVAVHQPSGTQYGAMTDFDGFYRISNMRVGGPYLITISYVGFETFTATNINLQLGDSRTINSTLSEAADALSEVVITAERGGIFDSSKTGAETNVSQRQVNALPSISRNIADFARLTPQAQVSGDDVISIAGQNNRYNALYIDGAVNNDVFGLAASGTNGGQTGVSPISLDAIESFQINVAPFDVRQSGFAGGSINAITKSGTNQFEGSVYGFYRDQSLAGKTPVGVAGADGERERLEDFTAVTTGVRVGGPIIKDKLFFFVNYERQDNETPQPFDISNYRGDATAADMTTLTNFLTNEYGYNPGGYANNTSSLVSDKLIGKIDWNINDKNKLSFKHSYVKAVQLNAPRSNQGAINFFNSAINFESVTNSSALELSSQIGDNMSNNLVVGWTTVNDNRDPQGEWFPAVQIFDAAGSSINFGSEAFSTANLLEQSTLTITDNFNIYSGRHNITIGTNNEFSSSRNVFFRQNFGEYRYSSLNDFLTGERANRYRHGYSLIGGFGDDSQGAAEFDVFQFGLYIQDKINLTDNFKVTVGARIDVPFWDDGLVNDDFNNRTIPMLEAAGKDLRGARVGEGIDANVHFSPRLGFNWDVNGDRSTQVRGGTGVFTSRLPLVWPGGVYNNNGLTAGFIQRTGDGVPAFSPDPRNQLQDPPQGSGQVGGEINLFAKDFKLPQVWKTNIAVDQRLPGDWILSADFIYNDDLNAVAYENINLEGPQFMTTGAGSRPNYGYANIDNTYDAVYMGYNVKEGNSYNVSGTITKNFYSPFIDVTGQVSYSYGDSNVFFDATSSQNSSQWRNLETVMGSNRPMLSRSDFAPGHRIISNSTIEFKWNDNLRTRIGLFYEGAQGQPFSYVYNGSGLLSDTGSFSALAFIPSTQAEANLIDSNSMTASQQWTALNAYIEGDEYLSSRRGQFAERNADRTNWTHILDLKFAQEFRLQIKETNHRFEFTADIFNFTNFLNKEWGQRTFANFGQVQLARFEGFAADGTTPQFTFDPRSLETRNIIDDSGLQSSRWQMQVGLRYSF comes from the coding sequence ATGAAAAGATTTACAGGTTTATTTGTCGTCTTATTTTTAATGATGGCTGCCTCAACATTTGCACAGGGGGTTACCACCTCAGCAATTAATGGACGGGTTTTAGATTCTAGCGGGGAAGGACTCCCTGGTGCCAACGTAGTTGCCGTGCATCAACCTTCTGGTACCCAGTATGGGGCAATGACAGATTTTGATGGTTTCTACCGTATATCAAATATGCGTGTAGGTGGACCATACCTGATCACAATATCCTATGTAGGTTTCGAAACCTTTACTGCAACAAATATTAATTTGCAATTAGGGGATTCAAGAACGATCAACTCTACCCTTTCTGAAGCGGCAGATGCTCTTTCAGAAGTGGTAATTACTGCTGAAAGAGGCGGGATTTTTGACTCCAGCAAAACAGGAGCAGAGACTAACGTAAGCCAGAGACAGGTAAATGCTTTACCGTCTATTTCAAGGAACATTGCAGATTTTGCCAGGTTAACACCACAGGCTCAGGTATCTGGAGATGATGTTATTTCTATTGCCGGTCAAAATAACAGATACAACGCACTTTATATTGATGGTGCCGTAAACAATGATGTATTTGGACTTGCAGCAAGTGGAACAAATGGTGGACAAACAGGAGTTAGCCCTATTTCCCTTGATGCGATTGAATCTTTCCAAATTAACGTAGCTCCATTTGACGTAAGACAATCTGGTTTTGCCGGAGGTAGTATAAACGCAATTACAAAATCTGGTACAAACCAATTTGAAGGATCTGTTTATGGTTTTTATCGTGACCAGAGCCTGGCAGGGAAAACCCCTGTTGGAGTTGCCGGTGCAGATGGGGAACGTGAGAGACTCGAAGACTTTACTGCAGTCACCACAGGTGTTCGTGTAGGTGGTCCAATTATTAAGGACAAATTATTCTTCTTTGTAAACTATGAAAGACAGGATAATGAAACTCCGCAGCCATTTGATATATCTAATTATCGCGGGGATGCCACTGCCGCAGATATGACTACTCTAACAAACTTCCTTACCAATGAATATGGTTACAATCCCGGAGGTTATGCCAATAACACATCTTCTTTGGTAAGTGATAAGCTTATTGGAAAAATTGACTGGAACATCAACGACAAGAATAAATTGTCATTTAAGCATTCCTATGTTAAAGCAGTACAATTAAACGCTCCAAGGTCGAACCAGGGTGCGATCAACTTCTTCAACAGTGCGATAAATTTTGAATCTGTTACAAATTCCAGCGCACTTGAATTAAGTTCTCAAATTGGTGACAATATGTCCAACAACCTTGTTGTGGGTTGGACTACAGTAAATGACAATAGAGATCCACAGGGAGAATGGTTCCCGGCTGTACAAATTTTTGATGCTGCAGGATCTTCAATTAACTTTGGATCTGAAGCATTCTCTACGGCAAACTTATTAGAGCAAAGTACCTTAACTATTACAGATAATTTCAATATTTATTCCGGTAGACATAACATCACCATTGGTACAAATAATGAATTCTCATCTTCAAGAAACGTTTTCTTCAGACAAAATTTCGGAGAATACCGTTACAGTAGTTTGAATGATTTCCTAACAGGAGAAAGAGCTAACAGATACCGTCACGGATACTCCTTAATTGGAGGTTTTGGGGATGACTCACAGGGAGCTGCAGAGTTCGATGTTTTCCAATTTGGGTTATATATTCAGGATAAGATAAACCTTACAGATAACTTTAAAGTAACTGTAGGTGCAAGAATTGATGTTCCGTTCTGGGATGATGGACTTGTAAATGATGATTTTAATAACAGGACTATCCCAATGCTTGAAGCTGCAGGGAAAGATCTTAGAGGTGCCCGTGTAGGGGAGGGAATAGATGCCAATGTTCATTTCTCACCTCGTTTAGGATTTAACTGGGATGTAAACGGTGATAGATCTACCCAGGTACGTGGTGGAACAGGAGTATTTACTTCAAGATTGCCGTTAGTATGGCCTGGAGGTGTTTATAACAACAACGGTTTAACGGCAGGTTTCATTCAAAGAACAGGAGATGGAGTTCCGGCGTTTAGTCCAGATCCAAGAAACCAGTTGCAAGATCCTCCACAGGGGTCTGGCCAGGTTGGTGGTGAAATTAACCTTTTTGCCAAAGACTTTAAACTTCCACAAGTTTGGAAAACTAATATCGCTGTAGATCAAAGATTACCTGGTGACTGGATCCTTTCTGCAGACTTTATCTATAATGATGATCTAAATGCTGTAGCATACGAAAACATCAATCTTGAAGGTCCACAATTCATGACTACAGGCGCAGGTTCAAGACCCAACTATGGTTATGCAAATATTGATAACACTTATGATGCAGTTTACATGGGTTACAATGTTAAGGAAGGGAACTCTTACAATGTTAGCGGTACTATAACAAAGAACTTCTATAGCCCATTTATTGATGTAACTGGACAGGTTTCCTATTCTTATGGAGACTCTAATGTATTCTTTGATGCTACGTCCTCACAAAACAGCTCACAATGGAGAAACCTTGAAACTGTGATGGGTTCTAACAGGCCTATGCTTTCAAGATCAGATTTTGCACCGGGTCACAGGATCATCTCAAATTCTACTATTGAATTTAAATGGAATGATAACTTACGTACACGTATAGGTTTATTTTATGAAGGAGCCCAGGGACAGCCATTTAGCTACGTATATAACGGTAGTGGATTGCTAAGTGATACAGGTTCATTCTCTGCACTCGCGTTTATTCCATCAACTCAGGCAGAAGCTAACCTTATTGATTCCAATTCAATGACAGCTTCTCAACAATGGACGGCTTTAAATGCTTACATTGAAGGTGATGAATATTTAAGCAGCCGTAGAGGACAATTTGCTGAGAGAAATGCAGATCGTACGAACTGGACTCACATCCTTGATCTAAAGTTTGCTCAGGAATTTAGATTACAAATCAAAGAAACCAATCACAGGTTTGAGTTTACTGCAGATATCTTTAACTTCACCAATTTCCTTAATAAAGAATGGGGACAAAGAACTTTCGCCAATTTTGGACAGGTTCAACTTGCCAGATTCGAAGGATTTGCTGCAGATGGAACTACACCACAGTTTACTTTTGACCCAAGATCTTTGGAAACCAGAAATATCATCGATGATTCAGGTTTACAATCTTCAAGATGGCAAATGCAGGTTGGTCTAAGATATTCTTTCTAG
- a CDS encoding DUF3108 domain-containing protein: MKKNRIAVIILLLVFLPLSLFSQAAYDVGEWFKFRVHYGPLNAGYATMEVADASFNSKDTYHVVGKGWSAGAVHAFFRVNDNYETYIDKNTGLPYRFIRQIDEGGHTRDQQVDFNHDLNKAYVFDRKKQTNESYQVPDGVQDMLSAFYYLRNDLNGKPLVPGKEYKLNMFYGDESNEFKLKFLGREVINTKFGKIATLKFRPYVLAGRVFEEKESLTFWVSDDKNKMPVKISAKLVVGSLNASLEEFKGLKHPLQIIMD; the protein is encoded by the coding sequence ATGAAGAAAAATAGAATTGCAGTAATCATACTCTTATTAGTATTTCTCCCCCTGAGCCTTTTCTCACAGGCTGCATATGATGTTGGGGAATGGTTTAAATTTCGTGTTCATTACGGCCCGTTAAATGCCGGATATGCCACCATGGAAGTGGCAGATGCCAGCTTTAATAGCAAGGACACCTATCATGTAGTAGGAAAGGGCTGGTCTGCCGGAGCTGTTCATGCCTTTTTTCGGGTAAATGATAACTATGAGACTTATATAGATAAGAATACCGGCCTGCCATACAGGTTTATAAGACAAATAGATGAAGGAGGCCATACCCGGGACCAGCAGGTAGATTTTAATCACGACCTTAATAAGGCCTATGTTTTTGACAGGAAGAAGCAAACAAATGAATCCTATCAGGTACCAGATGGGGTGCAGGATATGCTCTCTGCCTTCTATTACCTGCGTAACGATCTTAATGGTAAGCCCCTGGTGCCGGGAAAGGAATATAAGCTCAACATGTTCTATGGAGATGAAAGCAATGAGTTCAAGTTAAAGTTTCTGGGAAGAGAGGTTATTAACACAAAATTTGGTAAAATTGCCACTTTAAAATTTCGCCCCTATGTTTTGGCAGGAAGGGTGTTTGAGGAGAAGGAAAGTCTTACCTTTTGGGTGAGTGACGATAAGAATAAAATGCCGGTAAAAATTAGTGCCAAGCTGGTTGTTGGATCACTTAATGCCAGCCTGGAAGAATTTAAAGGGTTAAAACATCCCCTTCAAATAATAATGGATTAA
- the hppD gene encoding 4-hydroxyphenylpyruvate dioxygenase: MSTDSTSLNLKKTVEQAEDFLPLLGTDFVELYVGNAKQAAYYYQQAWGFQPVAYAGLETGRKDSVSYVLQQDKIRLVLTSPLQPGGEINEHVNKHGDGVKVVALWVDDARKSYDETTNRGAESYVEPYVMEDEHGKVVISGIHTYGETVHLFVERSAYNGPFLPGYKKYEPRFQVEPTGLKFIDHMVGNVGWNEMNKWCEFYAKVMGFAQLVSFDDKDISTEYTALMSKVMSNGNGRIKFPINEPAEGKKKSQIEEYIDFYNGAGVQHIAVATDNIIDTVTKLRDRGVEFLYVPEVYYDTVLDRVGEIDEDLEPLKELGVLIDRDDEGYLLQIFTKPVLDRPTMFFEIIQRKGAQSFGKGNFKALFEAIEREQESRGTLQ; this comes from the coding sequence ATGAGTACAGATAGCACATCATTAAACCTTAAAAAAACTGTAGAACAGGCAGAGGATTTTTTGCCTTTGCTGGGTACAGACTTTGTTGAACTTTATGTAGGTAATGCCAAGCAGGCCGCCTACTATTATCAACAGGCCTGGGGCTTCCAGCCTGTTGCTTATGCCGGTCTTGAGACCGGTAGGAAGGACAGTGTGTCGTATGTATTGCAGCAGGATAAAATTCGCCTGGTGCTTACCTCCCCGCTGCAACCCGGGGGCGAGATCAACGAGCATGTAAATAAACACGGCGATGGAGTGAAAGTAGTAGCCCTTTGGGTGGATGATGCCCGCAAAAGCTATGATGAGACCACCAATCGTGGGGCAGAGTCCTATGTAGAGCCTTATGTAATGGAGGATGAGCACGGGAAAGTTGTGATCTCAGGAATTCATACCTATGGAGAAACAGTGCATTTATTTGTAGAAAGAAGTGCATATAACGGCCCCTTTTTGCCGGGGTACAAGAAATATGAGCCAAGATTCCAGGTGGAGCCAACAGGTTTGAAATTTATTGACCATATGGTAGGGAACGTTGGATGGAATGAAATGAACAAATGGTGTGAATTCTATGCCAAAGTGATGGGATTTGCACAGTTGGTTTCCTTTGATGATAAGGACATCTCAACAGAATATACTGCCTTAATGAGCAAGGTGATGAGTAATGGTAATGGAAGGATCAAATTCCCTATTAACGAACCTGCTGAGGGAAAGAAGAAATCCCAGATAGAGGAATATATAGATTTTTATAATGGCGCAGGGGTGCAACATATTGCCGTGGCTACAGATAATATAATTGATACCGTGACCAAACTTAGGGACAGGGGCGTAGAATTCCTATATGTGCCAGAAGTTTATTATGACACTGTCCTGGACAGGGTGGGGGAGATAGACGAAGACCTTGAGCCTTTGAAAGAACTGGGAGTTCTAATTGACCGTGATGATGAAGGTTATTTATTACAGATCTTTACAAAGCCTGTTTTGGACCGTCCTACGATGTTTTTTGAGATCATACAGCGCAAAGGAGCTCAATCTTTTGGAAAAGGTAACTTTAAAGCCCTTTTTGAAGCTATTGAGAGGGAGCAGGAATCAAGGGGAACTTTACAATAA
- a CDS encoding tryptophan 2,3-dioxygenase family protein: MDEIKPEIAERIFKLEEKFRNSGQDLGSYLDGLLYDKYLTYWDYISLDTLLSLQNTKTHFPDEEIFITYHQITELYFKLIIHEQQQIIAADDLSAAFFVEKLNRLNRYFRILINSFDVMIKGMDRQQFLQFRMALLPASGFQSAQFRMIEIYSTPLQHLIPFAERKDFSEENSVEELFENLYWKKGGIDLATGEKTLTLRQFEIRYTPRFLRIANEVKGKTLFHKYLELPEEEKENKNLIEALRTFDVNVNVNWLLMHMGAAHRYLNKDKMTIAATGGTNWKDFLPPSFQKNTFFPNLWTDEEFNNWGKEWVTHLFNKENTN, from the coding sequence ATGGACGAAATAAAACCCGAAATTGCCGAAAGGATCTTCAAACTGGAAGAAAAATTCAGGAATTCCGGCCAGGATTTGGGTTCGTACCTGGATGGGCTTTTATATGATAAATATCTTACCTATTGGGATTACATAAGCCTTGATACACTTCTTAGTCTTCAAAATACAAAAACGCATTTTCCAGATGAGGAGATCTTTATCACCTATCATCAAATAACTGAACTTTACTTCAAGCTCATCATTCATGAGCAGCAGCAAATAATCGCAGCCGATGATCTTTCTGCTGCTTTTTTTGTGGAAAAACTTAACAGGCTTAACAGGTATTTCAGGATCCTTATCAATTCCTTTGATGTAATGATCAAGGGGATGGACCGGCAGCAATTCCTTCAATTTCGTATGGCTTTGCTACCTGCAAGTGGTTTCCAGAGTGCACAGTTCAGGATGATCGAGATCTATTCCACTCCCCTGCAACATTTAATTCCGTTTGCTGAAAGAAAAGATTTTTCAGAAGAAAATAGTGTCGAGGAGTTATTTGAAAATTTATATTGGAAGAAAGGCGGGATTGACCTTGCAACAGGGGAAAAGACACTTACCCTGCGGCAGTTCGAAATTCGCTATACCCCGCGTTTCCTTAGGATCGCGAACGAGGTAAAGGGAAAAACTTTGTTTCATAAATACCTGGAGCTTCCTGAAGAGGAAAAAGAAAATAAGAACCTAATAGAGGCCTTGCGCACTTTTGATGTGAATGTGAACGTTAACTGGCTGTTGATGCATATGGGGGCAGCACACCGGTACCTTAACAAGGATAAAATGACGATTGCAGCAACAGGGGGAACAAACTGGAAGGATTTTTTACCTCCCAGCTTTCAAAAGAATACATTTTTTCCGAATTTATGGACAGATGAGGAATTTAATAATTGGGGCAAAGAATGGGTTACCCACTTGTTTAATAAAGAAAATACAAATTAG